In Chryseobacterium oranimense, a single window of DNA contains:
- a CDS encoding DoxX family protein: MNTILWIIQGLLSLFFIMPAYGKITGSKKKHVEDGHLKPKSSIIPIRILGFFELSGCFGIIFPWLSGILPILTPMAATGFCL; the protein is encoded by the coding sequence ATGAATACAATTTTGTGGATTATACAGGGACTTCTGTCTCTATTTTTTATTATGCCAGCTTACGGAAAAATTACAGGCAGTAAGAAAAAACACGTCGAAGATGGCCATCTAAAACCTAAAAGCTCTATAATACCAATCCGAATATTAGGTTTTTTTGAATTATCAGGCTGTTTTGGAATTATATTTCCCTGGCTTTCCGGTATTTTACCAATTCTGACACCTATGGCAGCAACAGGTTTTTGTTTATAA
- a CDS encoding glyceraldehyde-3-phosphate dehydrogenase — protein sequence METKVIKITHITGIYTIEVAEGKLNEMKTQLDKCLNDEQGAIVVKGEGGDQFVYPADLLKNSFIAIVDREYA from the coding sequence ATGGAAACAAAAGTCATAAAAATTACGCACATCACCGGAATCTATACGATAGAAGTTGCCGAAGGAAAGCTCAATGAGATGAAAACCCAGCTGGACAAATGCCTGAACGACGAACAAGGCGCTATTGTAGTGAAGGGTGAAGGCGGGGACCAGTTCGTATATCCGGCGGATCTTTTGAAAAACAGCTTCATTGCCATTGTAGACCGGGAATATGCATAG